Proteins from a genomic interval of Syntrophorhabdales bacterium:
- a CDS encoding AAA family ATPase produces the protein MSSEYLGYWGLDKEPFHLAPDEEMMYLGGQYYECFERLLYAVNTNKGGALIVSEEAGLGKTTILLRLLGELRTEHGEGLRYAMIDHPTLTVSQMVASIHAGLTNTRPEDDKFRNLLAIKDTLMDLKRSGGRAIIIVDEGQLLCDRKEVLQELRILLNLTHSKEYLVTVILCGQRPLWNTVKGIPELWQRLPVKYYLIPLTLQDTKALIECRLSKSGLDDERDIFTTEALEIIYRFSKGLPRTIVALSDLALLVGFSYQATKVGFKEVSKAINAMSGRGESESLPYVSEKVATAPEEPGSSIIGNIIRRLRG, from the coding sequence ATGAGCTCCGAGTATCTCGGTTACTGGGGTTTGGACAAAGAACCCTTTCATCTCGCACCCGACGAGGAGATGATGTACCTCGGAGGACAGTACTACGAGTGCTTCGAAAGGCTACTCTACGCAGTCAACACTAACAAGGGAGGCGCCTTAATCGTCTCGGAGGAAGCGGGGCTGGGAAAGACAACCATTCTCCTCCGGCTGCTCGGTGAGCTCAGGACAGAGCACGGGGAGGGGCTGAGATACGCCATGATCGACCATCCGACGCTCACTGTTTCCCAGATGGTTGCCAGTATACATGCAGGCTTGACCAACACCCGACCCGAGGACGACAAGTTCAGGAATCTCCTCGCTATCAAAGACACACTGATGGACTTAAAGAGATCCGGAGGCAGGGCGATCATTATCGTTGACGAGGGGCAGCTGCTCTGCGACCGGAAGGAGGTGCTCCAGGAGTTGAGAATCCTCCTTAATCTGACGCACAGTAAAGAGTACCTGGTGACGGTAATCCTCTGTGGCCAGAGGCCTCTGTGGAACACGGTGAAGGGTATCCCTGAATTGTGGCAGAGGCTCCCCGTCAAATACTATCTCATCCCGCTCACCCTGCAAGATACCAAGGCGCTCATAGAATGCAGGCTTTCAAAGAGCGGCCTGGATGACGAGCGTGATATTTTTACAACAGAGGCCCTTGAAATTATCTACCGTTTTTCGAAGGGGCTGCCGCGAACGATCGTTGCGCTCTCGGATCTTGCACTGCTCGTCGGTTTCTCTTACCAGGCTACAAAGGTTGGATTCAAAGAAGTCTCAAAGGCGATCAATGCCATGTCCGGCAGGGGCGAGAGCGAGAGCCTCCCCTACGTGAGTGAAAAGGTGGCCACTGCGCCCGAAGAGCCGGGCAGTTCCATCATCGGTAACATCATCAGAAGACTTCGCGGCTGA
- a CDS encoding thermonuclease family protein yields the protein MTKVIDGDSVLLDTGEQVRYIGIDAPELGKQAGGPQFYAREAAAFNKHLVLLKKVRLEFDQERHDSYGRLLAYVFVKDVFVNAELVRRGYAKALIKPPNVKYKDLFVKYQNEAMSKEIGLWQEKKSDTASYYVGNKRSYVFHRPDCPYAAKVPEKNKIIFRDRLDAIKIGYTPCKRCKP from the coding sequence GTGACCAAAGTGATTGACGGCGACAGTGTGCTGCTCGACACCGGTGAGCAGGTGCGTTACATCGGGATTGACGCGCCGGAACTCGGTAAACAGGCAGGCGGGCCTCAGTTCTACGCCAGAGAGGCAGCGGCATTCAACAAGCATCTGGTGCTCCTGAAGAAGGTGAGGCTTGAGTTTGACCAGGAGAGACATGATTCGTACGGCAGGCTTCTTGCTTATGTGTTTGTGAAGGATGTATTTGTGAACGCCGAGTTGGTGAGGCGTGGTTACGCAAAAGCCTTGATCAAGCCTCCCAACGTGAAGTACAAGGACTTGTTTGTAAAATATCAGAATGAGGCTATGTCAAAGGAGATTGGTCTCTGGCAGGAGAAAAAGAGTGACACGGCTTCATATTACGTCGGGAACAAGAGAAGCTATGTCTTCCATAGGCCTGATTGCCCCTACGCGGCAAAGGTGCCTGAAAAAAACAAAATCATCTTCAGAGACCGGCTTGACGCTATTAAAATAGGCTATACACCCTGCAAGAGATGCAAACCCTGA
- a CDS encoding acyloxyacyl hydrolase produces the protein MRNVLLTSLLIILLLSVWHPVEAADQAFSVGYGFGLGSSGHSLGRVSEGYYNFVVASYSYEKPISPKWLITAGPFLSYVTNPTDGMDVGINLELKVYPFSRDRSGFYITAGTGGAYSTLGFVEQGTHAFFILQGAAGYRYKNFFIEDRYRHYSNGGTSWPNQSINANIISIGMFF, from the coding sequence ATGAGGAACGTTCTGCTGACTTCTCTTCTCATAATCTTGCTGCTATCGGTCTGGCACCCGGTGGAAGCGGCTGACCAGGCGTTTTCCGTGGGTTACGGTTTTGGTCTCGGTAGTAGCGGCCATAGCCTGGGAAGGGTCTCGGAGGGATACTACAACTTCGTGGTGGCTTCCTACTCGTACGAGAAGCCGATCTCTCCAAAATGGCTTATCACTGCCGGGCCATTTCTTTCCTACGTGACGAATCCTACTGATGGGATGGACGTGGGTATAAACCTGGAGCTAAAGGTGTACCCCTTTAGTCGTGACCGTTCAGGCTTCTACATTACAGCCGGCACTGGTGGCGCGTACAGCACACTCGGATTTGTCGAGCAGGGCACCCATGCCTTCTTCATTCTGCAGGGCGCTGCCGGCTATCGCTACAAAAACTTTTTCATCGAAGACAGGTACAGGCATTACTCGAACGGCGGCACTTCCTGGCCGAACCAGTCCATTAACGCGAATATCATCAGTATCGGGATGTTCTTCTGA
- a CDS encoding zinc ribbon domain-containing protein, with translation MAVLGIPVLEDKYPVTMDMWPIECKEFNRVWPFYENLKQGKFTTTKCKGCGKVSYPPRVICPECYSEDLEYTELPTKAKVFVFSEELKGVPLGYDSPLIHATIEFPAGSPIKSMVTKIVNCPAGKLKEGDEVQLVIFPVPAHPVDVKGGVAMKERVFFAFEPVNK, from the coding sequence ATGGCAGTATTAGGAATCCCCGTATTGGAAGATAAATATCCGGTAACTATGGATATGTGGCCGATCGAGTGCAAGGAGTTCAACCGGGTCTGGCCCTTTTACGAAAACCTGAAACAGGGAAAGTTTACAACGACGAAGTGCAAGGGCTGCGGCAAGGTATCGTACCCGCCGCGAGTGATCTGCCCCGAGTGCTACAGTGAAGATCTGGAGTACACGGAGTTGCCCACCAAGGCGAAGGTTTTTGTATTCTCTGAAGAGCTGAAGGGCGTGCCGCTCGGCTACGATTCTCCACTCATCCATGCAACGATCGAGTTCCCGGCAGGAAGCCCCATCAAGAGCATGGTTACCAAGATTGTGAACTGTCCGGCAGGCAAGCTGAAAGAAGGTGATGAAGTGCAACTGGTCATCTTCCCGGTTCCGGCGCACCCGGTTGACGTGAAGGGGGGCGTCGCGATGAAGGAAAGAGTCTTCTTCGCGTTCGAACCGGTGAATAAGTAA
- a CDS encoding thiolase family protein, with product MARNACIIAAGMSKWGVREASLVDVFQEAGKACVEDLPGFNKNDIDGLIVATSYAGRCSFQVNTAPVIAERLGLKPTSICARVDVLCAGGSAGMILAKGLVESGMADCVMVAGGEKLYTPQKWEIFYSELASIDHDWDAPHGLGLPPPVFAMTASAHFKKYGSKKEDLAAVSVANYNYASDNPKAQMQRKLTMEEAMSAPVVTLPLTLYDCCPITDGAAAVVIASEEFAKRFNRPLVYMRGHAQYAQHSVSTNWPGEHAADWAHTRIAAAKAYERAKLAPKDINVAQTHDCFSISEIIEAEELGFCKKGEGGDYASSGQILVGGKVPINTDGGLLACGHPFGGTGCRQGGELMRQLQGRAIHQVKDPVFALQHNLSGMNVEHTIIIYGKEPVKR from the coding sequence ATGGCAAGGAATGCGTGTATCATCGCTGCCGGCATGTCCAAATGGGGCGTGCGCGAAGCGAGCCTCGTGGATGTGTTCCAGGAGGCAGGAAAAGCCTGTGTTGAGGATCTGCCCGGGTTCAACAAGAATGACATTGACGGGTTAATTGTGGCCACATCGTACGCGGGAAGATGCTCGTTCCAGGTCAACACGGCGCCGGTAATCGCCGAGCGTCTGGGCTTGAAGCCCACGTCGATCTGCGCGCGCGTGGACGTGCTCTGCGCAGGTGGAAGCGCCGGTATGATCCTGGCGAAGGGGCTTGTCGAATCGGGCATGGCCGACTGTGTCATGGTTGCCGGTGGCGAGAAGCTCTATACTCCCCAGAAATGGGAAATATTCTACAGTGAGCTGGCCTCGATTGACCATGACTGGGATGCCCCGCACGGTCTTGGCCTGCCGCCGCCCGTTTTTGCTATGACAGCTTCAGCCCATTTCAAGAAGTACGGTAGCAAGAAGGAAGATCTGGCCGCGGTGTCGGTCGCGAACTATAACTACGCGAGCGACAACCCCAAAGCCCAGATGCAGCGCAAACTCACCATGGAAGAAGCCATGAGTGCGCCGGTTGTCACGTTGCCGCTTACCCTGTACGATTGCTGTCCGATTACCGACGGTGCTGCTGCGGTGGTCATTGCGAGTGAAGAATTCGCGAAACGATTCAACCGGCCACTGGTCTATATGAGAGGCCATGCACAGTATGCTCAGCACAGCGTCTCCACGAACTGGCCCGGCGAGCACGCAGCTGACTGGGCACACACCCGTATCGCTGCCGCCAAGGCGTATGAGCGCGCGAAGCTGGCCCCCAAGGACATCAACGTCGCACAGACCCATGACTGTTTCTCAATCTCGGAAATAATCGAGGCAGAGGAGCTTGGATTCTGCAAAAAAGGTGAGGGTGGCGATTACGCCTCTTCAGGGCAGATTCTTGTGGGCGGCAAGGTTCCCATCAACACTGATGGTGGCCTTCTTGCATGCGGCCATCCGTTCGGTGGCACGGGTTGCCGGCAGGGTGGCGAGCTGATGCGTCAGCTTCAGGGACGTGCGATTCACCAGGTGAAAGATCCGGTCTTCGCGCTCCAGCATAACCTGAGTGGCATGAACGTCGAGCACACCATCATCATCTACGGCAAAGAGCCGGTAAAGAGATAG
- a CDS encoding enoyl-CoA hydratase-related protein, whose protein sequence is MSYETLLLEKQGAVAVLKMNRPPVNPLNIRLYLELYDALCELEKDDSVAAIVITGAGEKAFAAGLDVKDVANKSVAEILEFQNTVPKKCFEKLTGIAKPTIAAVFGLALGGGSEVALCCDLRIASSDAVFGLPEINLGIIPGSGATQRLSRLIGASKAKELMFTGDTIGADEAFRIGMVNKVVPREKLMEEAMALANKLSAKPRVALSLIKQCVDNGMNMDIGSGLTLERNSFVIAYASEDGREGLSAFIEKRKPSYKGK, encoded by the coding sequence ATGAGCTACGAAACACTGTTGCTCGAAAAACAGGGCGCTGTCGCAGTCCTGAAGATGAATCGTCCCCCTGTAAATCCGCTCAATATAAGACTGTACCTCGAACTGTATGACGCACTGTGCGAACTTGAAAAGGATGATTCGGTGGCCGCCATCGTCATTACGGGAGCGGGAGAGAAGGCCTTTGCGGCCGGACTTGATGTCAAGGATGTTGCAAACAAGAGCGTAGCGGAAATACTCGAGTTCCAGAACACCGTTCCCAAGAAATGTTTCGAAAAGTTGACCGGCATAGCGAAACCGACAATAGCAGCAGTCTTTGGCCTTGCGCTGGGAGGCGGAAGCGAGGTTGCCCTCTGCTGCGACCTGCGCATTGCCTCGTCTGACGCCGTCTTCGGTCTCCCTGAGATCAATCTGGGGATAATACCTGGGTCAGGTGCCACTCAACGCCTCTCCAGGCTGATAGGAGCGTCGAAAGCAAAAGAGTTGATGTTTACCGGTGACACCATTGGCGCTGATGAAGCTTTCCGTATCGGGATGGTCAATAAAGTTGTACCGCGTGAAAAGCTAATGGAAGAGGCGATGGCGCTGGCCAACAAACTATCAGCAAAACCGAGAGTTGCCCTGTCCTTAATAAAGCAGTGTGTGGACAACGGAATGAATATGGATATTGGCTCCGGCTTAACGCTGGAGCGCAACTCATTTGTCATCGCCTACGCGTCGGAAGACGGGCGCGAAGGTTTGAGCGCCTTTATAGAGAAACGAAAACCAAGCTACAAAGGCAAGTAA
- a CDS encoding 3-hydroxyacyl-CoA dehydrogenase NAD-binding domain-containing protein, with protein MEIKTIGVLGAGTMGNGIAQVAAQAGFNVVMRDIEDRFVQGGLKSIDKFLAKSVEKGKMTADQKNAVMGRVKGTTKLEDMKSCDFIVEAVLEVMDLKKEVFKALDEMCGPEVILSTNTSSMSITEIATATKRADKVVGMHFFNPVPLMRLVEVVRGHFTSDATVAICMDMVKKLGKEGVEVRKDVPAFIVNRLMIPHFIEAMTLLEEGVASKEDIDKAAKLGLNYPMGPFELMDLTGLDINLNVNEYLRKELKSETKWQSSHTLKNLVKAGRLGRKTGAGWYEYK; from the coding sequence ATGGAGATCAAGACAATAGGGGTACTTGGTGCAGGAACGATGGGCAATGGCATCGCGCAGGTGGCCGCACAGGCTGGCTTCAACGTCGTCATGAGAGACATTGAGGATAGATTCGTACAGGGCGGTCTCAAGAGCATTGACAAGTTTCTCGCCAAGAGCGTGGAAAAGGGCAAGATGACTGCTGACCAGAAGAATGCGGTCATGGGACGTGTCAAGGGTACGACCAAGCTGGAAGATATGAAGTCCTGCGATTTCATCGTCGAGGCAGTGCTCGAGGTTATGGACCTGAAGAAAGAGGTATTCAAGGCACTTGACGAGATGTGTGGCCCGGAAGTGATTCTCTCTACAAACACTTCGTCCATGTCGATTACCGAAATCGCCACAGCGACGAAGAGAGCGGATAAGGTGGTCGGGATGCATTTCTTCAATCCTGTACCGCTCATGAGGCTTGTGGAGGTTGTAAGGGGTCACTTTACCAGCGATGCAACTGTGGCTATCTGTATGGACATGGTGAAAAAGCTGGGGAAAGAGGGGGTGGAAGTCAGGAAGGATGTGCCTGCCTTCATCGTAAACCGGCTGATGATCCCCCATTTCATTGAAGCCATGACGCTCCTCGAGGAGGGAGTCGCAAGCAAAGAGGACATCGATAAGGCCGCAAAGCTGGGCCTGAATTACCCGATGGGGCCTTTTGAATTAATGGACCTGACAGGCCTCGATATCAATCTGAATGTAAACGAGTATCTGCGCAAAGAACTGAAGTCGGAAACAAAGTGGCAGTCCTCCCACACGCTGAAGAATCTGGTCAAAGCAGGTCGTCTCGGCAGAAAGACCGGAGCCGGCTGGTACGAATACAAGTAA
- a CDS encoding MBL fold metallo-hydrolase, giving the protein MVFGGTGLVENGLYVCGIPWSPVYLLDADQPVLFEAGFTCTWRLSRQMISSIVGQRHPAMLFLTHVHWDHCGAAGYLRRAFPGMSIGASARAAEIIKRPNAVTLIAELNAQVTGKVAAIEGLDASGLSREPFLPFDVDVVLQDGQVSMQGAGITVEVLATPGHTRDHLSYYIPERKILIATEASGCIDRAGQFITEFLVDYDAYLASLDRLASLPVEILCQGHHYVVSGAQEVKDFFALSRKEARAYAARVHELLDAEEGSVERVVARIKAEQYDTNPHVKQLEQAYLLNVQAQVAHLAARKKVTERSKQ; this is encoded by the coding sequence ATGGTGTTCGGCGGAACCGGCCTGGTAGAAAATGGACTCTACGTGTGCGGGATCCCCTGGTCCCCCGTCTATCTCCTCGATGCGGATCAGCCCGTGCTCTTTGAGGCAGGCTTTACATGCACCTGGCGGCTCTCCCGGCAGATGATCAGCTCGATAGTGGGGCAGAGGCACCCGGCAATGCTTTTCCTGACGCACGTTCACTGGGATCACTGCGGCGCAGCCGGCTATCTCCGGCGCGCTTTCCCGGGAATGTCCATCGGCGCATCGGCCAGGGCGGCCGAGATAATAAAGAGGCCGAATGCGGTCACGTTGATTGCGGAACTGAACGCTCAAGTGACCGGCAAAGTAGCAGCCATTGAGGGCCTCGACGCCTCCGGGTTGAGCCGCGAACCCTTTCTTCCGTTCGACGTTGATGTGGTTCTTCAGGACGGGCAAGTGAGCATGCAGGGGGCTGGTATCACGGTTGAAGTGCTGGCCACCCCGGGACATACGCGGGACCACCTGAGCTATTACATACCTGAAAGAAAAATACTGATAGCTACTGAGGCAAGCGGCTGCATTGACCGGGCAGGGCAGTTCATCACAGAGTTTCTGGTGGATTACGACGCCTATCTCGCCTCTCTTGACAGGCTTGCAAGCCTACCGGTAGAAATCCTTTGCCAGGGCCATCACTACGTCGTCTCCGGCGCGCAGGAGGTTAAGGATTTTTTCGCTCTGTCCAGGAAAGAAGCCAGGGCTTACGCGGCCAGAGTCCACGAACTTCTGGATGCCGAGGAGGGCTCTGTCGAACGCGTGGTCGCGCGAATCAAGGCTGAGCAGTATGACACGAATCCTCATGTGAAGCAGCTCGAGCAGGCCTATCTGCTTAACGTACAGGCTCAGGTCGCCCATCTGGCCGCGAGAAAAAAAGTAACAGAACGGAGTAAACAGTGA